Proteins from a single region of Spirochaetota bacterium:
- a CDS encoding AAA family ATPase, whose amino-acid sequence MKLSKINIYGFKSFADKVSLLFDKQIIALVGPNGCGKSNIVDAILWMFQKSGLKILRAREKQDLIFKGSDTRSQAGFAEVELIFSNDSGIELEEYKIKKRLYQSGEFEVYINNRQVTIKELEKFYLQNGITSSDYSIIAQGNVETIISSKPEEKRAIIEEAANIKKNRQERDEAINKLKKTNENLVQIDLLLNEIKNELDRLYTQAEKAKKFKEYKNILSDSEKKLFIKKYFTTLRELKDLEDEYNNFEKKNNELKEKIEYLEAISKEKKDQIENIGKKIISQRELVIKIDGEITTAENTIGFYRSIIDDLQNQLNNKINNLKIYQSKKTELEELILMDIEDEEGNIESLKLRLDEYELKISDINSEISAKTSEMEKLKEEEKSIENQINEYSKKERDIVTQQVEDINKIIYKLELNFKNEKNFFKNEFDKLNLIKIKLKNKLQFFQDIKNLNKNISGDLITKTIEELNNIYISLEELFNTLDNHYYLFNEGENLLFSDSSSFKKREEIIEILNDLNKKHEGIKKNIKNYDEELKNITKLKEMFLIEKSNIQIKLSTIMERVKNIRNQREKYKKEIIEINYQIENTNSEISNLNNKLQESKEKVLQTIKNREKLLEEKNSIDKNIKQMETEIDKLSNELLFLQKQFNELFEEKRKFNDTINSFVSSKAKLETQLETLRTIFFENYREDISILNYEDFSIESEATLRKNIKDAQIKLEEIGEVNLLAIDEYEEVKKRYDFLTEQKNDILKSIEDIQKVISKLNDELSKTFLKTFDEVNKNFKMIFKNVFGGGEASLILTNPENILETGVDIKIQPPGKKVNYLNLLSGGEKTMSAISLLFALFLYRPSPFCIMDEVDAALDEINVERFKKLLIEFSKDTQFIIISHNKITLEIADILYGITMEESGVSKVVSAKLEKIK is encoded by the coding sequence ATGAAGTTATCTAAAATTAACATTTATGGTTTTAAGTCATTTGCTGATAAAGTTTCTTTGCTTTTTGATAAACAAATTATAGCTTTAGTAGGTCCAAATGGTTGTGGCAAGAGTAATATTGTAGATGCGATATTATGGATGTTTCAAAAAAGTGGTTTAAAAATTTTAAGAGCTAGAGAAAAACAGGACTTAATTTTTAAAGGTAGTGATACAAGGAGTCAAGCTGGATTTGCTGAAGTAGAATTAATATTTTCAAATGATAGTGGAATTGAATTAGAAGAATATAAAATTAAAAAAAGGTTATATCAATCAGGCGAGTTTGAAGTATATATTAACAACAGGCAGGTAACTATTAAAGAGTTGGAAAAATTTTATCTTCAAAATGGGATAACTTCATCTGATTATTCTATAATAGCTCAAGGAAATGTAGAAACCATAATTTCATCTAAACCTGAGGAGAAAAGGGCTATTATTGAAGAAGCTGCGAATATTAAAAAAAATAGACAAGAAAGGGATGAAGCTATAAATAAATTAAAAAAAACAAATGAAAACTTAGTGCAAATTGATCTTTTATTAAATGAAATAAAAAATGAACTTGACAGATTGTATACCCAAGCTGAAAAAGCAAAAAAATTTAAAGAGTATAAAAATATATTAAGTGATTCTGAAAAAAAATTGTTTATAAAAAAATATTTTACGACTTTGAGAGAGCTTAAAGATCTTGAAGATGAGTATAATAATTTTGAAAAGAAAAATAATGAATTAAAAGAAAAAATAGAATATCTTGAAGCTATCTCTAAAGAAAAAAAAGATCAAATAGAAAACATTGGTAAAAAGATAATTTCTCAAAGAGAATTGGTTATTAAAATCGATGGAGAAATTACGACTGCAGAAAACACGATTGGTTTTTATAGAAGTATAATTGATGATTTGCAAAATCAGTTAAACAATAAAATTAATAACTTAAAAATTTATCAAAGTAAAAAAACAGAGCTTGAAGAATTGATTTTAATGGATATAGAGGATGAAGAAGGAAATATAGAAAGTTTAAAATTGAGGCTTGATGAGTATGAATTAAAAATAAGTGATATAAATTCAGAAATTAGTGCAAAAACAAGTGAAATGGAGAAATTAAAAGAAGAAGAAAAAAGTATAGAAAATCAGATTAATGAATACTCAAAAAAAGAGAGAGATATTGTAACTCAGCAAGTAGAAGATATAAATAAAATTATTTATAAATTGGAATTGAACTTTAAAAATGAAAAAAATTTTTTTAAAAATGAATTTGATAAATTAAACTTAATAAAAATTAAGTTAAAGAACAAATTACAATTTTTTCAAGATATCAAAAATTTAAATAAAAATATATCTGGAGATCTAATAACAAAAACAATAGAAGAATTAAATAATATCTATATTTCTCTTGAAGAACTTTTTAATACATTAGATAATCATTATTATTTGTTTAATGAAGGTGAAAATCTTTTATTTTCAGATAGTAGTTCTTTTAAAAAAAGAGAGGAAATAATAGAAATTTTAAATGATTTAAATAAAAAACATGAAGGTATTAAAAAAAATATTAAAAATTATGATGAAGAGTTGAAGAATATAACTAAGTTAAAAGAGATGTTTCTTATAGAAAAATCAAATATTCAAATTAAACTTTCTACTATTATGGAAAGAGTAAAGAATATTAGAAACCAGAGGGAAAAGTATAAAAAAGAGATAATTGAAATAAATTATCAAATAGAAAATACTAATTCTGAAATATCAAATTTGAATAACAAATTACAGGAGTCAAAAGAGAAAGTTTTACAAACAATTAAAAATAGAGAAAAACTCCTTGAAGAAAAAAATTCTATTGATAAAAATATAAAACAAATGGAAACTGAAATAGACAAATTATCTAATGAGTTATTATTTCTTCAAAAACAATTTAATGAACTTTTTGAAGAAAAGAGAAAATTTAATGACACTATTAATAGTTTTGTATCTTCAAAAGCAAAACTTGAAACACAACTGGAAACTTTAAGGACAATTTTTTTTGAAAATTACAGGGAGGATATTTCTATATTAAATTATGAGGATTTCTCGATTGAAAGTGAAGCTACTTTAAGAAAAAATATTAAAGATGCACAAATAAAACTTGAAGAAATTGGAGAAGTTAATCTTTTAGCTATAGATGAGTATGAAGAGGTAAAAAAAAGATATGATTTTTTGACAGAGCAGAAAAATGATATTCTTAAGTCGATAGAAGATATTCAAAAAGTTATCTCTAAGTTGAATGATGAGCTTTCAAAGACTTTTTTAAAAACTTTTGATGAAGTAAATAAAAATTTTAAAATGATTTTTAAAAATGTTTTTGGAGGTGGGGAAGCTTCATTGATTTTAACCAATCCTGAAAACATTCTTGAGACAGGAGTCGACATAAAAATTCAACCACCTGGTAAAAAAGTTAATTATTTAAATTTATTATCAGGGGGTGAAAAAACTATGAGTGCTATCTCTCTTTTATTTGCTTTGTTTTTATATAGACCTTCTCCATTTTGTATTATGGATGAAGTTGATGCAGCTTTAGATGAAATAAATGTAGAAAGGTTTAAAAAACTTTTAATTGAATTTTCTAAAGATACCCAATTTATTATTATATCTCATAATAAAATAACTCTTGAAATTGCTGATATATTGTATGGAATAACAATGGAAGAAAGTGGTGTTTCAAAGGTAGTTTCAGCTAAACTAGAAAAAATAAAGTAG